The following are from one region of the Pseudodesulfovibrio sp. JC047 genome:
- a CDS encoding 4Fe-4S binding protein has translation MSKQTLERLAAVVSVCILVAAWAAGWVRSEGAILERIKNISSEIEDVQQVRPSVFEGHRTGNPAEKLYIGIADHPSYGGPLKVAVVVNSTGVIERVALVESTDTSTYIKRVLDEGILDAFLGADEGKLPRVDAVSGASLTSNAMKKGVAKATAYIRGEAVKKESLSLSSTETIKAGVTIALFVMAFFISSRVFRWNKKYARLGLLAVSTVLLGFMYGAQFSLSSLIVFLAGFWTQGMASYTALICLILAVVVFFMTRKNLYCAMICPFGGVQEGLGRITKNSPPKRAEWMKWVARAVALIAMSGALYFRNPSDAQYEPFGMAFSFIGSTAIFALMVLVIVASLVVRRPWCTLMCPVSSVFEFLSFMRNWCLPKKKKTAKKEA, from the coding sequence GTGTCCAAACAAACTTTAGAACGCCTTGCGGCGGTTGTTTCTGTCTGTATCCTTGTGGCGGCGTGGGCCGCTGGCTGGGTGCGGAGTGAAGGAGCCATCCTTGAGCGCATCAAGAATATTTCCTCTGAAATCGAGGATGTGCAGCAGGTCCGTCCGTCTGTCTTCGAGGGACATCGAACAGGCAACCCCGCTGAAAAATTGTACATTGGTATTGCTGATCATCCGAGTTATGGCGGTCCGTTGAAAGTGGCCGTCGTCGTCAATTCCACAGGGGTGATCGAACGGGTCGCGTTGGTTGAATCCACGGATACCAGTACCTACATCAAGCGGGTATTGGATGAAGGAATTCTCGACGCGTTTCTTGGCGCGGATGAAGGAAAGCTCCCTCGGGTCGATGCTGTCTCCGGGGCATCACTGACATCCAATGCCATGAAGAAAGGGGTCGCAAAGGCCACGGCATATATCCGTGGCGAGGCTGTGAAAAAAGAGTCGCTGTCCTTGTCGTCCACGGAAACGATCAAGGCGGGTGTGACCATCGCCCTTTTCGTGATGGCCTTTTTCATTTCGAGTCGGGTGTTTCGTTGGAACAAGAAGTACGCCCGTCTTGGGTTGCTGGCCGTGTCCACCGTGTTGCTCGGGTTCATGTACGGGGCACAGTTTTCACTGTCGTCACTGATCGTGTTTCTGGCTGGTTTCTGGACACAGGGAATGGCGTCCTACACGGCCTTGATTTGTTTGATTCTGGCTGTGGTCGTATTTTTCATGACCCGGAAGAATCTCTATTGCGCCATGATTTGTCCGTTTGGCGGAGTGCAGGAAGGATTGGGGCGCATTACCAAAAATTCTCCCCCCAAACGGGCTGAATGGATGAAGTGGGTCGCCAGGGCCGTCGCATTGATCGCCATGAGCGGTGCCCTGTATTTCCGCAACCCGTCCGATGCCCAATATGAGCCGTTCGGCATGGCTTTTTCCTTTATCGGATCAACCGCCATTTTCGCACTGATGGTGTTGGTGATCGTGGCATCTCTCGTGGTCAGACGGCCCTGGTGTACGTTGATGTGCCCGGTGTCATCGGTTTTTGAGTTCCTGTCATTCATGCGGAACTGGTGCCTGCCAAAAAAGAAAAAAACCGCGAAAAAGGAGGCCTAG
- a CDS encoding FAD:protein FMN transferase, whose product MSMVSRRKFLRSFGMAGVAGVVGTVTRPVVASADDRLEGRTETQLRMGTFLSIEARHIHQDVLDEALDAAFQTARDAESVFTRHTSDSPLGILNAQGVLHGAPASLVAIIKDAFQLARKTDNGFNPTITPVLDALATHAVPTVAALPSHVQRDLAVLTDPKAVVITNDSIRCRHSGMGVTLDGVAKGHIVDQVALTLERHGVADYLVNGGGDIRMGSSRRQDRPWRVGIEDASGPGKNLVTCSLHSGAMATSGNYESRATKGYDHLVASSPSQGPECHAVTVQAPTCAEADSLATALFAMGVRRGTHFLQENPAYACLWQTSNGMIASSGWRA is encoded by the coding sequence ATGTCAATGGTTAGCAGACGAAAATTCCTGCGGTCTTTCGGCATGGCCGGAGTCGCGGGTGTCGTTGGCACCGTGACGCGTCCAGTCGTCGCGTCCGCAGATGACCGTCTTGAAGGGCGGACCGAAACACAACTTCGTATGGGAACATTTTTGTCCATCGAGGCCCGTCATATTCATCAGGATGTGCTCGATGAAGCGTTGGATGCCGCATTTCAGACCGCACGCGATGCCGAATCGGTTTTCACCCGTCACACATCGGACAGTCCGCTTGGAATTTTGAATGCGCAGGGCGTGCTGCACGGAGCACCTGCATCGCTTGTTGCCATTATCAAGGACGCTTTCCAACTCGCTCGAAAAACAGACAATGGATTCAATCCGACCATAACTCCGGTCCTTGATGCCCTGGCCACCCATGCGGTCCCGACCGTGGCCGCATTGCCGTCCCATGTCCAACGGGATCTGGCCGTGTTGACCGACCCGAAGGCCGTTGTCATCACGAACGATTCCATCCGCTGCCGTCATTCCGGCATGGGAGTGACGCTGGACGGGGTTGCCAAGGGGCATATCGTGGATCAGGTCGCTTTGACTTTGGAGCGTCATGGCGTCGCTGATTATCTGGTGAATGGTGGCGGGGATATTCGCATGGGGTCATCACGGCGTCAGGATCGGCCTTGGCGTGTGGGGATCGAGGATGCTTCCGGTCCCGGAAAAAATCTCGTGACCTGTTCCTTGCACTCCGGGGCAATGGCCACGTCCGGCAACTATGAGAGCCGTGCGACCAAGGGGTACGATCACCTTGTCGCCAGTTCACCCTCGCAGGGTCCAGAATGTCATGCCGTGACCGTCCAGGCCCCGACGTGTGCCGAGGCTGATTCGCTTGCCACCGCACTGTTCGCCATGGGTGTCCGTCGTGGAACGCATTTCCTCCAGGAAAATCCTGCCTACGCCTGTTTGTGGCAAACATCGAATGGCATGATCGCCTCTTCTGGCTGGCGTGCCTGA